A single window of Rubripirellula lacrimiformis DNA harbors:
- a CDS encoding protein-glutamate methylesterase/protein-glutamine glutaminase: protein MSEARKIRVLIVDDSTVIRRLLTQVLADDPNIEVVGTAPNGRIALAKIPNLKPDVVTLDIEMPEMDGLQTLTELRKIDRKLPVIMFSTLTHRGAEGTLDALERGANDYVGKPANVGSVTEGIAKVRGEMVPKIKGLCSWFQDHLQLARATQRSAQASSGPEATGLGNALLDSCSSPTFRRTPKQRVDVIAIGVSTGGPNALAQVLPSLPADLPVPVVIVQHMPPVFTKHLADRLNTKCSVTVAEAKAGDSLQPGTVWIAPGDFHMTVKAVGASHRVVLDQSAPVNSCRPAVDVLFQSVASNFGPGTLACILTGMGSDGLQGCRDVAKAGGHIIAQDRETSVVWGMPAAVTNAGLAHQVLSLQRVGAELTKHAMHGRNKLTLVKSGA from the coding sequence ATGAGTGAAGCAAGGAAAATTCGCGTCTTGATTGTGGATGATTCTACAGTCATTCGACGCTTGCTGACCCAGGTCCTGGCTGATGACCCGAATATCGAAGTTGTTGGGACCGCACCGAACGGTAGGATCGCTCTGGCGAAGATACCGAATTTGAAGCCAGACGTTGTGACATTGGATATTGAAATGCCCGAAATGGACGGGCTGCAAACCTTGACAGAACTGCGGAAGATCGACCGAAAATTGCCGGTGATCATGTTTAGCACGCTGACACATCGCGGTGCTGAAGGAACGCTTGATGCCCTCGAACGAGGTGCTAACGACTATGTCGGTAAGCCTGCAAACGTAGGGAGTGTTACCGAAGGGATCGCGAAGGTCAGGGGCGAAATGGTTCCGAAAATCAAGGGATTGTGCTCTTGGTTTCAAGATCATCTGCAATTGGCACGGGCTACTCAGAGATCCGCCCAGGCCTCCTCTGGTCCAGAGGCGACTGGATTGGGGAATGCGTTATTGGACAGTTGCAGTTCGCCAACCTTTCGGCGGACTCCAAAGCAACGTGTGGACGTGATTGCGATCGGTGTGTCCACCGGTGGCCCAAATGCTCTTGCACAGGTGCTTCCAAGCTTACCCGCGGACCTACCTGTTCCGGTCGTGATCGTGCAGCATATGCCGCCAGTCTTTACGAAGCATTTGGCGGATCGTTTGAATACAAAGTGCTCGGTGACGGTTGCAGAAGCAAAAGCTGGCGATTCGCTCCAGCCTGGAACTGTGTGGATCGCACCGGGTGACTTTCACATGACCGTTAAGGCTGTGGGGGCATCGCATCGAGTTGTGCTCGACCAGTCGGCGCCGGTGAACTCATGCCGTCCTGCCGTCGATGTACTTTTCCAAAGTGTCGCGTCCAATTTCGGTCCAGGAACGTTAGCTTGCATTCTGACGGGGATGGGATCGGATGGACTCCAAGGATGCCGCGATGTTGCAAAGGCGGGCGGTCATATCATCGCGCAAGATCGCGAAACCTCTGTCGTATGGGGAATGCCGGCTGCGGTGACCAATGCCGGCTTGGCACATCAGGTTCTTTCGCTGCAGCGAGTCGGAGCTGAGCTTACCAAACACGCAATGCACGGTCGGAACAAACTTACTCTCGTGAAATCAGGGGCCTAA
- a CDS encoding CheR family methyltransferase → MSTATFSFSDADFAAIAKLVSERSAIVVEANKAYLVESRLGPVARENGLSSISELVEKLHRPGSRHLEEQIIDAMTTNETSFYRDAYPFDLLKSKIIPELIEKRSKTKRLTFWSNACSSGQEAYSIAMLIRETFPKLMDWDIRIRATDLSSQVLERARTGIFNQSEVSRGLPMQLLMKYFHRQGVHWQISDDIRKMVKFDTVNLIERWPASLSSIDVVFLRNVLIYFSPDTKREILSNVRQRICDDGCLFLGGSENTMNLTTEFRRVQIDRAVCYEPV, encoded by the coding sequence ATGAGCACAGCAACATTTTCTTTCTCGGACGCTGACTTCGCAGCTATCGCCAAACTTGTTAGCGAGCGATCCGCCATCGTTGTTGAAGCGAACAAAGCTTATTTGGTCGAATCTCGGCTGGGGCCGGTCGCAAGGGAGAATGGATTATCCTCGATCAGCGAATTGGTCGAAAAACTCCATCGTCCAGGAAGCCGACATCTTGAAGAACAAATCATCGATGCGATGACTACAAACGAGACTAGCTTCTATCGAGACGCCTATCCCTTTGACTTGCTCAAGAGCAAAATCATTCCAGAATTGATTGAAAAGCGAAGCAAGACGAAGCGATTGACGTTTTGGTCCAACGCGTGTTCGAGCGGTCAAGAGGCCTACTCGATTGCGATGCTGATTCGTGAAACATTTCCCAAGCTGATGGACTGGGATATACGCATTCGAGCCACCGACCTGTCAAGCCAAGTGCTTGAACGTGCACGAACAGGCATCTTCAACCAGTCGGAAGTCAGTCGAGGTCTGCCGATGCAATTGCTGATGAAATATTTTCATCGCCAAGGCGTTCACTGGCAAATTAGCGATGACATCCGAAAAATGGTGAAGTTCGACACAGTGAATTTGATTGAGCGTTGGCCGGCGTCGCTGAGTTCCATCGATGTCGTATTCTTACGAAACGTGCTGATCTATTTCAGCCCGGACACCAAACGCGAGATATTGTCCAACGTTAGGCAACGGATTTGCGACGATGGCTGCCTGTTCTTAGGTGGTTCCGAGAACACGATGAACTTAACCACCGAATTTCGACGTGTCCAAATCGACCGCGCGGTTTGTTACGAACCGGTTTAG
- a CDS encoding chemotaxis protein CheX has translation MNTQLIDPQDVFSLVQAICVSMLDMECKEASDRSPQQSPQENACNFIGCVQIYGDWNGAVEIHTDADFGRKAAARMMMIPEEDIALDDIQDAIAELSNMVGGSLKGILPGTSSLSLPSVASGVDLGFKLQNNDSSQLVALECDGQMFSIAIKHCTPSVLAGMLPKT, from the coding sequence ATGAATACTCAACTCATCGATCCTCAGGACGTCTTTAGCTTGGTTCAAGCAATCTGCGTCAGCATGCTCGATATGGAATGCAAAGAAGCGTCCGATCGCTCACCGCAGCAGTCTCCCCAAGAGAATGCCTGCAACTTTATCGGTTGCGTGCAGATTTACGGTGATTGGAATGGCGCCGTCGAAATTCACACGGACGCCGATTTTGGTCGCAAGGCGGCTGCGAGAATGATGATGATACCCGAGGAAGATATTGCGTTAGACGACATTCAAGATGCGATCGCAGAACTGTCGAATATGGTCGGTGGTAGCCTAAAGGGGATTCTGCCAGGGACGTCATCGCTCTCTCTGCCAAGCGTTGCGAGTGGAGTTGATCTTGGCTTCAAGCTGCAAAACAATGATTCGAGCCAATTGGTTGCTCTTGAATGCGACGGGCAAATGTTTTCGATTGCCATCAAGCATTGCACGCCTAGTGTCCTTGCTGGAATGCTCCCCAAAACCTGA
- a CDS encoding WD40 repeat domain-containing protein, translating into MDVHRVADAEIRPLVDDVVVAHSGGIRVFDRDTLRRKAARDFDQHFPQIAIDADGTLFYHDWQNVFQVNPGQLPSQQNEAVVHLDGARILDIAVAKNGGHLAVLNSTPAELQVYSTTDFSLQATFTTDFNNSTVRFTEDGQRLLVGLSTPGLARVFDLATRTQVGEFDSLPLDLIETDDHRWLVTRGGGFRVVDASDPYRPSVGMRSSALAKWKLPSLAKILVSPDGSRIATETLNPRAALVLDRSEQTPLRLLPGLNRQPESRPLAYSHDGRYLVTERGRSNVTIWDLQALDTQLESFIQSAPATAITD; encoded by the coding sequence ATGGATGTCCATCGCGTGGCTGATGCAGAGATCCGTCCTTTGGTCGACGATGTGGTGGTCGCTCACTCCGGCGGCATTCGTGTCTTCGATCGCGACACGCTTCGACGGAAAGCTGCCCGCGATTTCGATCAACACTTTCCACAAATTGCGATCGATGCTGATGGCACCCTCTTCTATCACGACTGGCAAAACGTCTTTCAAGTGAATCCCGGTCAATTGCCAAGCCAGCAGAACGAAGCAGTCGTCCATCTGGATGGTGCAAGGATACTGGACATTGCAGTTGCGAAAAATGGTGGTCATTTGGCGGTGTTGAATAGCACGCCCGCAGAGTTGCAGGTCTATTCGACTACCGATTTTTCGCTGCAGGCGACGTTCACCACCGATTTCAACAACAGCACCGTCCGTTTTACAGAGGATGGGCAACGGCTGTTGGTTGGATTGTCGACGCCAGGTCTGGCACGAGTCTTTGACTTGGCAACGCGAACACAAGTGGGCGAATTCGATTCACTTCCGTTGGACCTGATCGAGACAGATGATCATCGCTGGTTGGTCACCCGTGGTGGTGGCTTCAGAGTTGTCGACGCGAGCGACCCCTACCGACCATCGGTCGGCATGCGATCGAGTGCTTTGGCAAAATGGAAGTTGCCCTCATTGGCCAAAATTCTGGTCTCGCCCGACGGAAGCCGGATTGCGACGGAAACGCTGAACCCTCGAGCTGCTTTGGTTCTGGATCGATCCGAGCAGACGCCGCTGCGATTGTTGCCCGGTCTGAACCGACAACCCGAAAGCCGACCGCTTGCCTACAGTCACGATGGTCGGTACCTGGTTACCGAACGCGGGCGATCGAACGTCACGATCTGGGACTTGCAGGCACTGGACACGCAACTTGAATCGTTCATTCAATCGGCTCCCGCGACCGCGATCACTGACTGA
- a CDS encoding protein kinase domain-containing protein — protein MISEPGGPTPMEDSSSDLLGPIVDEYLALQRGGRAPDLDAFVPMYPGHEEKLRQLLPMADLLDTARPMLGEFDSDDDSIGAGSRLGDYSLVKVIGRVGMGVVYQAEHVLLGSVVAIKVLPRMLNSTKHRERFLREASAAALMNHPNIVRVFDFGAVASTNGLLIFDLQWNDAVAHKTSKSVGLYELTYSDDGTLLVGAGERRITKVCIRCWTRKFCVSNPTLHQSLEKRGQSCLKRPMDSKSEDWHRRVFNR, from the coding sequence ATGATCTCTGAACCGGGCGGACCGACGCCGATGGAGGATTCCTCGAGCGATTTGCTGGGTCCAATCGTCGACGAATACCTGGCCTTGCAGCGAGGTGGGCGTGCGCCTGATCTGGACGCGTTTGTGCCCATGTACCCCGGTCACGAAGAAAAGTTGCGCCAACTGTTGCCGATGGCGGATCTGTTGGACACCGCACGCCCCATGCTAGGCGAATTCGATTCCGACGACGATTCGATCGGTGCGGGGTCAAGACTCGGTGATTACTCACTCGTCAAAGTGATCGGCCGCGTTGGCATGGGAGTTGTTTACCAAGCCGAGCATGTCTTGCTGGGCAGTGTCGTGGCAATCAAAGTCTTGCCGCGAATGCTAAACAGCACCAAGCATCGCGAACGCTTTCTGCGAGAAGCGTCCGCTGCCGCCCTCATGAATCATCCCAACATCGTTCGAGTGTTCGATTTCGGTGCGGTTGCCAGCACGAACGGGCTGTTGATTTTTGATTTGCAGTGGAACGACGCCGTTGCCCACAAAACCAGCAAGTCGGTCGGTCTGTACGAGTTGACGTACAGTGACGATGGAACGCTGCTAGTGGGGGCGGGAGAACGCCGTATCACCAAGGTGTGCATTCGATGCTGGACCAGGAAGTTCTGCGTGTCGAATCCGACGTTACACCAGTCGCTGGAAAAGAGGGGGCAATCTTGTTTGAAACGCCCGATGGATTCGAAATCCGAAGACTGGCATCGCCGAGTGTTCAACAGGTAA
- a CDS encoding sigma-70 family RNA polymerase sigma factor: MTSISTSPTDASLIKRCRAGDRTAFSGWFDSRRGDLKAQVHQRLYGRMLRRVDASDVVQELFLDADQRLPELQQSELPLDGWLRILLKQKLVDLQRRHIHAAKRSVRRERPMDCPGSNGEHPKDGLAADVSSPSMHLQRIESRDQVQRVLANMAEVDREVLVLRHFQNLSNAEVAAALCISSNAASNRYVRALMHFRQQLAVTSTVG; this comes from the coding sequence GTGACGTCCATTTCGACCTCGCCGACCGACGCCAGTCTGATCAAACGTTGCCGGGCGGGTGACCGAACGGCGTTCAGCGGTTGGTTTGATTCGCGACGTGGCGATCTGAAAGCTCAGGTGCATCAACGGCTCTATGGCCGGATGTTACGGCGGGTCGATGCGTCGGATGTCGTCCAAGAGCTTTTTCTGGATGCTGACCAACGGCTTCCCGAGTTGCAACAGTCCGAATTGCCGCTGGACGGATGGCTGCGAATCTTGCTGAAACAGAAGCTGGTTGATTTGCAGCGTCGGCACATTCACGCCGCCAAACGCAGTGTCCGACGCGAACGGCCCATGGATTGTCCCGGATCCAATGGCGAGCATCCGAAGGATGGGTTAGCTGCGGACGTTTCGTCGCCCAGTATGCATTTGCAAAGAATCGAATCACGTGATCAAGTCCAGCGTGTGCTCGCCAACATGGCGGAAGTCGATCGCGAAGTGCTGGTTCTTCGCCATTTTCAAAATTTGTCCAATGCAGAGGTTGCTGCTGCACTCTGCATCAGCAGCAATGCAGCCAGCAATCGCTACGTTCGTGCACTGATGCATTTTCGCCAGCAACTCGCTGTGACGTCCACGGTCGGATGA
- the arsD gene encoding arsenite efflux transporter metallochaperone ArsD, which translates to MSKVEIYDKAMCCSTGVCGPQVDPALPKFAADLDWLKSQGHSVVRFNLSQNPAEYANRELVKQMLADEGVECLPLVIVDDRVVSRSEYPSRQNLALWTGTATQPKAGLPMADGGGCCGGNTGCC; encoded by the coding sequence ATGAGCAAAGTTGAAATTTACGACAAGGCGATGTGCTGCTCCACCGGCGTCTGCGGTCCGCAGGTCGATCCCGCGCTGCCGAAGTTTGCCGCGGACTTGGATTGGCTGAAGTCCCAGGGCCACAGCGTCGTGCGGTTCAACCTGTCGCAGAACCCAGCGGAGTATGCCAACCGCGAACTGGTCAAACAAATGCTGGCGGACGAAGGCGTCGAATGTTTGCCGTTGGTGATTGTGGACGACCGCGTGGTTAGCCGCAGCGAATATCCATCTCGCCAGAATCTTGCGTTGTGGACGGGCACGGCAACCCAACCGAAAGCCGGGCTTCCGATGGCAGATGGCGGCGGATGCTGTGGCGGCAACACGGGCTGCTGCTAA
- the arsA gene encoding arsenical pump-driving ATPase, with product MQFLSTPTRNLFFTGKGGVGKTSMACATAVQLADRGLRVLLVSTDPASNLDEVLGTPLSNDPTAIESVPNLMAMNIDPEAAAREYRERMVGPYRGVLPDAAVASMEEQFSGSCTLEIAAFDEFAKLLGDKQATSQFDHVIFDTAPTGHTLRLLTLPSAWSGFMDDNTSGTSCLGPLAGLQAQQAIYKQTVLALGDAAVTTLVLVTRPEPSAFREAQRTSQELRTLGVDNQHLIINGVFKSQTPSDAISVAMQSRGDEAVAGMPTEISELPRTTIPLASAGLMGVDSLRQVGQASQETNEVPVNVVDVDSYPAGLGSLIDELAAVGHGVILAMGKGGVGKTTVAAAVAVALAERGLDVHLSTTDPAAHIAATIAADEIAGLTVGRIDPAQETADYTSEVLQNAGRDLDAEGRALLEEDLRSPCTEEIAVFRAFAKAVSEGKDRFVVLDTAPTGHTVLLLDSALAYHREVSRQSQQITESVQELLPRLRDPNFTRVLVVTLPEATPVHEAAKLQEDLRRAEIEPFAWVINQSLVPLDVTDPTLRRRQQHELPFIDEVKSTLAKRVALVPWQSEPPTGRTQLQKLTQQTATER from the coding sequence ATGCAGTTCCTCAGCACTCCCACACGCAACCTGTTCTTCACGGGCAAAGGCGGCGTCGGCAAAACTTCGATGGCCTGTGCGACCGCGGTCCAATTGGCGGATCGCGGATTGCGAGTTTTGTTGGTATCGACCGACCCAGCATCGAACCTGGATGAAGTGCTTGGCACGCCGTTGTCGAACGATCCGACTGCGATTGAGTCCGTGCCGAACTTAATGGCGATGAACATCGATCCCGAAGCGGCGGCCCGCGAATATCGCGAACGGATGGTCGGTCCGTATCGTGGCGTGTTGCCGGATGCGGCCGTTGCCAGCATGGAGGAACAGTTTTCGGGTTCTTGCACGCTGGAAATCGCAGCCTTCGATGAATTCGCAAAGTTGTTGGGCGACAAACAGGCGACCAGCCAGTTTGACCACGTGATCTTCGACACGGCTCCCACCGGTCATACGTTGCGATTGCTGACGTTGCCATCGGCATGGTCTGGATTCATGGACGACAACACTTCGGGAACGTCTTGCCTAGGACCGCTTGCGGGTCTGCAGGCACAACAGGCGATCTACAAGCAAACGGTCCTTGCACTTGGCGACGCCGCGGTGACGACGTTGGTGCTGGTGACGCGACCAGAACCATCTGCGTTTCGCGAAGCCCAGCGGACCAGTCAAGAACTGCGCACCCTTGGCGTCGACAATCAACACTTGATTATCAACGGAGTCTTCAAGAGCCAGACGCCAAGCGATGCGATCTCGGTCGCCATGCAGAGCCGAGGCGACGAAGCCGTGGCAGGCATGCCCACGGAGATTAGTGAACTGCCACGAACCACGATCCCGTTGGCGAGCGCTGGATTGATGGGCGTTGATTCACTGCGCCAGGTCGGGCAAGCGTCGCAGGAGACCAACGAAGTTCCGGTCAATGTCGTGGATGTGGATTCCTACCCAGCCGGACTCGGTTCGTTGATCGACGAACTAGCGGCCGTCGGCCACGGCGTCATCCTGGCGATGGGCAAGGGCGGCGTCGGCAAAACGACTGTCGCCGCGGCGGTTGCCGTCGCGTTGGCCGAGCGTGGTTTGGACGTGCATCTATCGACGACGGATCCGGCGGCTCACATCGCTGCCACGATCGCAGCGGACGAAATCGCCGGCCTGACAGTAGGCCGCATCGACCCGGCCCAGGAAACGGCCGACTACACCAGCGAAGTGCTTCAGAACGCGGGACGTGATCTGGATGCCGAAGGCAGAGCGTTGTTAGAGGAAGATTTGCGTTCGCCGTGCACCGAAGAAATCGCGGTGTTCCGTGCTTTCGCCAAAGCGGTGTCCGAGGGCAAGGATCGATTTGTCGTTTTGGATACCGCACCGACCGGGCACACGGTTCTGTTGCTCGATTCGGCGCTGGCCTATCACCGTGAAGTGTCGCGGCAATCCCAACAGATCACCGAGTCGGTGCAGGAATTGTTGCCACGACTGCGTGACCCGAATTTCACACGGGTGTTGGTCGTGACGCTTCCCGAGGCAACGCCGGTCCACGAAGCGGCCAAGTTACAAGAGGATCTGCGACGAGCAGAGATTGAACCATTCGCATGGGTCATCAACCAGAGCCTGGTGCCACTGGACGTCACCGATCCGACACTGCGGCGTCGTCAACAACACGAACTGCCGTTTATCGACGAAGTGAAATCCACACTTGCCAAACGCGTCGCACTGGTCCCTTGGCAAAGTGAACCGCCGACCGGACGAACGCAACTTCAAAAGTTGACGCAACAGACCGCCACCGAAAGATGA